In a genomic window of Zingiber officinale cultivar Zhangliang chromosome 9B, Zo_v1.1, whole genome shotgun sequence:
- the LOC122025740 gene encoding protein NUCLEAR FUSION DEFECTIVE 6, mitochondrial-like, protein MASRCAGSLRRIIPLSPLRSLGLRSRPASPSPSFSAGAAAPSPTRRFSSLSRIPVELGSCVESLLPLHSAVAAARLTSRLSTTTHGGRALSQEMGDSVRR, encoded by the exons ATGGCTTCGAGGTGCGCGGGATCCCTGCGTCGCATCATTCCTCTGTCTCCTCTCCGTTCGTTAGGTCTCCGATCGCGACCCGCCTCTCCGTCTCCTTCCTTCTCCGCCGGCGCAGCGGCTCCCAGCCCAACCCGCCGATTTTCGTCTCTCTCGAG GATTCCTGTGGAACTGGGGAGTTGCGTGGAGTCATTGCTCCCTTTGCACAGCGCGGTGGCGGCGGCCAGACTAACTTCACGTCTGAGCACGACGACCCATGGCGGTCGGGCTCTCTCACAGG AAATGGGTGATTCGGTTCGAAGGTAA